TGGTCCAATCTTTTAGTGCTTGAATTATAAAAAAGGCTTAATATGGTTTTAATTTTATCCACAGAAGCCGATACATATTGTGTTCCCTAATATACTGCATAGTAGTAAAAATTAATAGTCCGTTTTCACCAGAAAAAACAGAAATTAAGCATTTATCGTAGTGAAGAAAAGGCAAGATTCCTCTACTCCTGGTTTTTCGATATCCTTACCATGTGTACAATCAGATTCCTCAATATATGATTCTTAATGTAATAAACTCTGTGCTTTTAGGTACAACCCTTTCAACAGTCTCGCATAATTAAGATAATTGTCAATGATCTAAGATTCAGtatagaaaataatcaaaaggAAAAGGCAAGTAAGCATGCAAATCAGAGATTTGCAAAGCAGGGTAGCTGGAAAATTACTTCAATAATAATTGGTTTCCCATCCTTCATTGCTTTCTTCAAATCACCAGCCAAACCTATTCGGAACACAAATTATACAAGATTCATACTATAACTTCAGATGCATCAGGGGAAACTACTGAAGCTATTACAATACCTTTACGGACAATTCGGCACTCTCTGCAAAATTCAGTTATCAACTCCTCAGATGAGCTGAAATCTCGTGCCCATACTGGGGAAGATGTTAATGGCGCACTGAAATGAAAGAGTAGGCACATCATGCAGCATTCCATATTAAGCCCTTTATCATCACACAGGCAAGATTTATCAATTTAATTCAAAATGACAATTAATGCATTGGTAAAGTATAGATTGGATCATCTGCAACTGGATAAGCACAAACTTCTTAAAAGCAATTTAGCAAACTCTCTACTGACCCATACATTAACTATTTCCAGCCTTGTTGGATTGATTTTTAGCATCAGTGAACAGTAACTAAGACTGAACAACTTGGACACTAATTCACTAAGTCTGTCGGATGGAATCCAGTTTTTAATGACAACTTCCAGAAACTGTTAACAAAGGAAATAATAGGCCAAGGAGGTGCATACTCTGTTGCTGTGCGTAGTAACTCGTACACCATATCTGTCTGTACATTGACACAATATAAAAGTATTAAGAGTTAGTCTGAGAATTACCAAACAACAAGGGAGaaaccaaaataaataaataataattaattaaaacagaGAAAAAAAGCCAGCAGCAAGAGTTTTTTTGTGGAGGAGAATCTCACCTGCAACACATTTGGCAAATTTAGCCTCTGTGCAAGTTGAGTAGCGATAGTAGATTTTCCAACACATGCAGTTCCACACACAAGAATGACCAGCGGTACTCTTTGATGATGAAATCTTATAGACAaagaaaattatattaaaagcaTAGTAAGACAAAGTATCAGTTAATATATCATTTTAATCCTCAAATATGGGATGATCAAGTAGCTTTAAATTGGTTAAATCTGATATTCCATTTCAACCTAGGGGGAAAACAATGCGTTTTGTAGGTGCATCACGCGAAGTGAACATTTCCAAACCTTTAGTCATCTTTACATAACAAAACAAAGTGAAGCATGTATGTGTTTGGACATGTGTGTGTGTCAATGTTGTGAAAATCGCTTAAGGCAGCCGCCTTGAGGCGCACCTCAAGGCGAGGCATCAAACAATCCGCTTCAAAATTGCGCTTTTATTGATCTTTTAATACTGAAAGCCTTTTCTTATTGAGGCGCCGCCTCAAGGCTATGAGGCAGTAAGGCGGTTAGAGAGGCTAGTATGAGGCGGTGCCGCGGTGATGATATCTTTATTAAGCTATCTTTTTCTTTAATTGCAATTTTGTTGTCAGCCACAATTTTATTAAAGTCAGCCACAATTTTGTAATCAAAATGCACCCACTCAAATAACCCTAATTATATATTCAAGTATCAATGAATAATAACTTTGCATGACAAGTCAAGAGAAATGAGCAGCAGCCAGCGTCCATCTCCTCATTTTCACAGCAGCTTTCTCACGCCTCTCTTGGTTCAGTTCCAAAATTTAAGACTTATAAACTCATGAACTCTTTTCagcttttattttgattattttaaaacttataaactcatgatttagatattttattatgatttttttttgttttgcttggtcTGAGGCTTCTTACGCCTCAACCTGCCTCGAGGCTTACCGCCTCGCCTCGTCAAGGCAAAACACCTCAATCCCGCCTTAAGCTTTTCACAAcattggtgtgtgtgtgtgtgtaaggAAATATTCACCCCAGATACTTTTTTCATGAAAATACATGACATTAACTTCTCACTTACCCAAGCCCCCTTCGgggaaaacaaaaaaataaccCTTCTCACTTACTCAAATAAGCAAACAACAATTTTGAACCCTACTCAATCCCCAATGTCATTCACAAAACACCTTTACCAATAAATTTCTCATAGAGCACCCAAAGTACCAGCAAACATTGTGCAAAACGATTATTACATAAAATGACTAAACTGCTGGTCTGAGATTCTCAATTATCAAATTGAGCATCTACTCAATATCAATATAAAACAAAGATGAAGAAGTAACTGACCTAGTCATCATTTTGTATCGGTTTATATACTCTTGTCCATAACCTCGCCGCTCCATAAGCTAAGGGTGTGAGAGAAAAATTATTGAACCATGTAATCATGTGTATAAGCCTCCATAGACATTGCAAGTAATACAAGACAACACAATGAGAAGATCTAAGAACATAATAAAACATGAAAAAACAGTCCAGGAGATTCTCTAGTTGAAGGAGATACATTTCTTGATAGTTCATTTAAGAAAATAGAAGTCACGTTCCAGTATTATGTTTGGTCATTAAGGACTTTGGCATCCATACAAACAATATGTAGACAGAAGACAACCATACAAAATGACAAATGGTACTCTAGATTCTAGAACTTTAAGGTTGCAGTCTGAAGGCACCAATCAAGACAGCAAAGTCATTCAACCCCAGTAAATTAATAAGAGGTAATCCAATATGGCTAAGATTTATTATTGCCTATGAGCTTACAAAACTGCTTAAAAGGCGATATCTATGCAAGCAGATATAATACATACCAATTACAACTTAGAAATTTTATCTCACTAACAAGAACGATTAATGGTATTCCAAGACATGCATAATTGTTTGTCAAAAAGTTTCCTTTTTGACATAAATACCAAAAACCAAAGATAGTGAATGACCCCACCTTAAATAAGTTAGCTTCAAGGTCGGACTGCGAGCTGCAATACAATTATCTAGTTAGTGAACACTGTAGAAAAGGAATTAACATTCCAAACAAAGGTTGAGTAAAAACAGACGTCAATGTGGTGGCAGAACATACACGTCTAGAAGGCTATTATCTATAAGCAGCTTTTTTAGCTCAAGCGCAATCTTAATAGCCACGTGATTAGGAATCTGCAATCAAGATCAAATAGAACACCATAATTACAAATTGGTTTAATTTATCAAAACAACCAGGAACACTCAAATAAGATGACCaaatagtaaaaacaaaaaGTGCAGGGGGTTTTTACCTTGGTGACAGTCAACATTCTGCTAAGCAAAAAGCGGGAGAGCACGTAATAGTGGTCAGCATTGTCGCCCAACCATACCTTCAcctgaattaaaataaaaacgtaAATAATTGAACCAGTGTTGACAATTTGACAACAGAATAtgcagaaaaaaaaagaagaagaaaaaaatgaagattatTTTTGATCCTATGTGTAAACCTTAACAAAATCATATTTAGAAGAAGCGTTGCGAGTAGAGAATGGTAGAGCGGCTGATTGCGCGTTTTGATATCGATGATCAAAATCATCTCCCTCTTCATCTTCCACTTCTTCTTTAGGGTTTTCGATTGCGACTCCTTTATCTTTCTTCATTTCTCTTTTCCGGAATGATTGTATGCGTTGTGTGTTTCTGGATTTCGTTCGtgcttttttaattttgttgtttttgtttcGACTTGAACGAGGAATTACGTGTGCTGCTGCTACCAACTGCTGAAGAAGGTGACGTAAGAACGTTGGATTCTCGTTCTCGGTTTAATACCCAACTCAAGAAAAAAATTCTAACAAGTTTGATTGTAGGAGTAGTTTATCgtttatttgatttataattctaatcaatttatttttaaaataattttaattttataaaattgattaaatattttgaggTCCAAAATTGACTAGAATCTTTCGTAATTAAAACATATCTTCCGAGTTCTTTTTTTCTGAATTAGAATTACCAGAgttctttttttaattagaattacCGAAAGTAgttgaatataatcaattatgcaactcGCACGCAAGCGAGACCTCAACACGAACGCAAATAATTACATCGCACGCAGATAATAATACAACATCACCTCGCACGCAGATTGTAATACAACACCACTCCAAGGTGAAAAAATACCACCTCATGCAGGTGAGATTGaatccaagacctctcacaaaagagagtctttgagtgcctcagctttgccactagagcaaAACCTCATTGGTCATATCTCCCGAGTTTTGATATCACAGTAATGCAATAAAACAAAATACTTTCAGTATTATAGAATGCAATTAATGATTTTCTAGCATCTCGAATTG
The genomic region above belongs to Salvia miltiorrhiza cultivar Shanhuang (shh) chromosome 5, IMPLAD_Smil_shh, whole genome shotgun sequence and contains:
- the LOC130986564 gene encoding uncharacterized protein LOC130986564, translating into MKKDKGVAIENPKEEVEDEEGDDFDHRYQNAQSAALPFSTRNASSKYDFVKVKVWLGDNADHYYVLSRFLLSRMLTVTKIPNHVAIKIALELKKLLIDNSLLDVSQSDLEANLFKLMERRGYGQEYINRYKMMTRFHHQRVPLVILVCGTACVGKSTIATQLAQRLNLPNVLQTDMVYELLRTATDAPLTSSPVWARDFSSSEELITEFCRECRIVRKGLAGDLKKAMKDGKPIIIEGIHLDPSIYLMDDENKLSTTSQAKDGEKASGQIKNGSSAEKRSTNNDNSGTQIARSDEVTSGVDMVSGAMEHVNISSSAPECQGKMVKDAELIQPPAVNKEKSGPEPIIIPIILKMAEFDHKALLEEWLSTRTMEKFPVQDKDKLIANLKTIQDYLCSFKSQGYSVVNISATAFPQTLDWLHSYLLQCIEQGTTSVSAKSTGQTVGN